The Candidatus Magasanikbacteria bacterium RIFOXYB2_FULL_38_10 DNA window CGTCTTTTTAAATGGCTTGTGATAAAGAATACATAGGCATGATTACCGCTACGGCCAATCCGCCCACCGCAATGCCTAAAATTATAATGATTAGAGGTTCAATAATGGTGGAGATGTTTTTAAGAATTTGATCCACTTCATCATTATAGTAAAGAGATATTTCGTTTAAAAGATTTTCTACGGTTCCGGATTTTTCTCCCACCATAATCATTTGCGTCACTAAAGGAGGAAAAATTTTGGGATAATTAGCCAAAATTTCCGAGATCATTTTTCCCGTCTTTATTTCCTGCGCCGTTTGGCGCAAAGCTTCTTTATAAAGCATATTTCCCAAAACATCGGCTGTAATATTTAAAGCATCAATAATGGGAATAGCGCTTTTTAAAAGAGAGCTAAGGGTTAAAGAGAAGCGCGCCAGGTTAATTTGTTTGGCAATATTGCCAAAAATGGGCAAATGCAAGATTAAATTATCCAGCCCTCGGGAAAATTGGGGCTTCTTTTTTAAACGCAAGAATAAGACAGTCAAACCCGCCAAAGCAATTAAAACTAAAAGTCCGTAGTGAAGCAAAAAATTGCTTGTACCAATTAAGACGCGAGTGGGCAAAGGCAAAGGAACATTCATTTCTACAAAAATGGTAAGAATTTTAGGCAAAACAAAAACTATCATTTCCGTCCCAATTCCCAAAATAGCTATCAAAATTACAAGCGGGTAAACCATTGCCCCTCTAATTTTAGAGGTCATGGCGTAAGTTTTTTTCATTTGTTCCACTGCCTGCGCCAAACTTTCATCAAGTTTGCCGGAAATTTCTCCGGCAGCGATCATTTTTACGTAAATTGGCGGAAAAAGTTGGGGGAATTTTTCTAAAGTTTCCGAAAGAGATTGACCTTTTTCCACATCCTGGCTGATTTGGTTTAAAAAGTAGCGCAATTTTTCACTGCTTGATTGAGCTGTGACAATTTTTAAGGCTTCTACAATGGAAAGGCCGGCCTTAATCATTACCCGCAAATTTTCAAATAAAAAAATCTTTTGGGAAAATTTAATCGTTTCCAGTTTGAATCTTAGTTCTTTAAGCCAGGATTTTTGAGGGGTTGAGGCCATAAAAATATAAAAAACTGTTTATTCTTTGGTGGCGGACAAAACTTCTTCTATGGTAGTGATTCCTTTTTTTGCTTTGATAATGCCATCTTCTAACATAGTGATAAAACCGTCCTCTACGGCGGCTTTTTTAATTTCTTCCACCGTAGACTTTTTGTTAATCATCTCCGCAATTTTTTTATTAATCACTAGAATTTCATAAATACCCACGCGTCCTTTATATCCCTCGTTGTTGCATTTGTGGCAACCGGCGCCGCGATAAAAAGTCCAGCTGTTTAATTTTTGTTCGCCGGTTTTTAAACAATCATTTTTCTTAAATAAGTCCAGCATTTTTTTGGCATCCATTATATTTTCCAAATCTTTTATATTTTCAGCCGTTAATTTAAATTCTTGTTTGCAGTCCGGGCAGATTTTGCGTACTAGACGCTGGGCTACAATGATATTGGCAGTAAAGGCTATTAAGAAAGAGGGGATGCCCATATCTAAAAGACGCGGAATCGTGGTAGGAGCATCATTGGTATGAAGAGTGGACAAAACAATATGCCCGGTCATAGCCGCGTGAATGGCAATTTCCGCCGTTTCGGCATCACGAATTTCTCCCACCATAATAATATCAGGATCTTGGCGTAAAAAAGCGCGCAAACCCGAAGCAAAGGTATAGCCCACGCGGGGGTTAATTTGGCTTTGATTAACACCGCCGACATGGTATTCAATAGGATCTTCAATGGTGGAAATGTTTACCCCGGATTTGTTAAGCATGTTTAAAATTGAATAAAGAGTGGTTGTTTTTCCAGAACCAGTAGGCCCGGTGACTAAAATTATGCCATGGGGCATTTCAATATTTTTTTCTATCTTTTCTTTATCCTCGGGTAAAAAGCCCAATTGGTCTAAAGTTAAAGGCTTAGATCCCTCGTGCAGAATTCTCATGACGATTTTTTCTCCATCGTAAACCGGCATAATGGAGACGCGCAGGGAAAAATTTTCATCTTGCAAAACCAGTTTAATGCGCCCGTCTTGCGGCAACATGTGTTCATCAATTTTAAGGTTGGCCAGAATTTTAATTCTGGCAATAATGCCGGATTGCACCTGTTTGGGCAAGGTCATGATGGGACGCAAAACTCCATCTACGCGATAACGCACCGTCACTTCTTTTTCCAACGGCTCTATGTGAATATCCGAGGCGCCTTCGTAAACCGCGTGTTCCAAAATGCTATTGACAATATTGATAATAGGTAAGTCTTCCGCTATTTTTTTAAGTTGAGCGGTATTTTCTCCTTCTGCTCCCGGTTTGGCAATAGTCAGTTCAGATTCCAAAGTGGCGTGATATTTTTTAAAAACATCTTTTAGAGAACTGGGGGAAGTGAGATAGGGTTTAAGAACGGAGCTGGTTTTTCTAGAGATAAATTCAATCGTTTGCAGATCCAGAGGATCTTGCATAGCTACTTTTAATTCATTCCCTTCTTTGGCAAAGGCCACAATTTGATGGGAAATAGCCAAAGCACTGGGGATAAGAAAAAGAAGATTTTTTTTGATCTCGTAATTTTTAAGATTAATAAAAGGCACTTTTAGGTAACTGCCAATGGCCTCGTAAAGTTTTTCTTCATCCACTAAATTGGCCCCCACCAAGTATTCTTCTAAAGTCTGATGTTTTTTGTCCGCCTCACTGACCGCTTTGGATAAAACGGTTGCTTCTAGCAGTCCCGTTTCTTTAATTAAATTTTTAATTGCTTTTTGATCAAACATATAACTGTATTATAGCAGGAAATCTCAGGACTTGCCAAAATTTTAGCTCTATGTTATAGTGATCTCACTTAAAAAATAACCTTTGAGGGCTTAAAGAATCCTCAAGACAAGGAGATTTTATTTAATTTATGCAAAATTACGATTTATTTTTAATTTTATCCCACAATCTGTCAGAAACAGAAGTGCCTGTCAAAGTGGGCAAAATCAAAGATTTTTTGTCTTCTTTGGGAGCGCAATCTTTAATTTCTTCGGATTTAGGTCGACAAAAATTAGCTTATGCTATTGATCAAAACAAGACAGGTTATTTGTCTAATATTTTCTTTTCTTTAGAGCAAAATCAGGTAGATGCGGTTAAAAAAAATTTAACTTTAGATACAGAGGTTGCTCGTTTTATGTTAACTTTAAAGAAAAATGTGGTTGTGCCTCTTCAAGCTACTCCCATTACTTCTGTTTTTGAAAAAACTCCCTTTACCCACGCTAAAGTAGAGAGATCTTTTCATACTGCTACCCCCGTTGAGACTAACGTCCCTGTGGCAGAAAAAACAGAAAAAGCGGAAAAAGTAGAAAAGACGGAGAAAACGGAAAAGAAAGACAAAGAAATGGATTTAGCCGATATCAATAAAAAGATTGATGAAATTTTACAGCAAGACAATTTTATTGTATAATTGCTTAAAATTATTAAATATCAAGTATGAATTTAAATAGAGCCATGATTATTGGGAATTTAACCCGTGATCCAGAATTAAAAACTACCGCTACCGGCAAAACCGTTGCTCGTTTGGGCGTAGCCACCAGCAATGTTTGGGTTAATGATGCCGGAGTTAAACAGGAAGACGTGGAATTCCACAACGTAGTGGCCTGGGGCAAGTTAGCGGAAATTTGCGGACAATATTTGGCTAAAGGCAGAAAAGTTTATGTGGAAGGCCGTTTAAAAACCCGCGATTGGGTTGGTCAGGACGGTGTTAAAAGAAATCGCACGGAAATAATTGCCGAAAATTTAATCATGTTAGATAAGGGACAAAACCAGGGTCAAGGTGGGGCCGCCTATGCTCCAAAACCAATTGCTCCAGTAGCAACTCCGGCCGCCGCTCCTTCTAACGGTTCTGAAGAAGAAATTAAATTAGAAGACATACCATTTTAATTATGAGAAAGAAAATTGTTAAGAAAAAAATTTGCTATTTTTGTCTGAATAATGTGGAAGACGTTGACTATCGCAATGTGGCTGTTTTAAAGCGCTTCATTTCTTCTTTTATGAAGATTGCTCCGCGCCGCCGTAGCGGACTTTGCGCCATGCATCAAAGAAAAGCCGCTCGGGCCATTAAAAGAGCGCGCGAAATGTCCCTGCTTCCTTACTTACCAGAATAAAAATTAGGACCCCGGCGCAACCGGGGTTTTATGATGGAGAAAAATTTATATGCGCTGGCAAGATTTAAAAAACAATCCAAGATTAAAAGAAAATTTAATTAAACGCGCGGAAACTTTTAAAAAAATCCGTTATTTTTTTGATACTGCAAATTTTGTAGAAATGGACACTCCTTTGGCTGTGCGTTATGGCAATCCCGAGCCTAATTTGGATTTATTTAAAACGGAAATACAAAATGAAAAAGGGGAAAAATTTAAGTCTTTTCTTATCACTTCTCCCGAATTATCTTTAAAAAAAATTTTGGCCGGTGGCTTTCCTAAAATTTATCAGATGTCCAAATGTTTCCGCAATCGGGAACCTTGGAATGCCACCCATAATCCGGAATTTACTTTGTTAGAATGGTATGAAGTGGGAATTACCTATTTAGAATTGATGGAAAGAGTGGAGGGGTTGCTGAAAGATATTTTAGGCAAAGAAAAGATGATTTATCAAAAAAAAGAAATTCATTTGTCTTCCCCGTGGCTTAAAATTTCTATGCGCGAGGCGTGGCAAAAATATGCGCTCCTTGATTTGAATAATTATTTAAATTTTGATACAATGCGCTCACTAGCCAAAGAAAAAGGCTACACTATAAATGAAGGTGAAACTTGGAGTGATTGGTTTT harbors:
- a CDS encoding 30S ribosomal protein S6, encoding MQNYDLFLILSHNLSETEVPVKVGKIKDFLSSLGAQSLISSDLGRQKLAYAIDQNKTGYLSNIFFSLEQNQVDAVKKNLTLDTEVARFMLTLKKNVVVPLQATPITSVFEKTPFTHAKVERSFHTATPVETNVPVAEKTEKAEKVEKTEKTEKKDKEMDLADINKKIDEILQQDNFIV
- a CDS encoding 30S ribosomal protein S18 translates to MRKKIVKKKICYFCLNNVEDVDYRNVAVLKRFISSFMKIAPRRRSGLCAMHQRKAARAIKRAREMSLLPYLPE
- a CDS encoding EF-P lysine aminoacylase GenX → MRWQDLKNNPRLKENLIKRAETFKKIRYFFDTANFVEMDTPLAVRYGNPEPNLDLFKTEIQNEKGEKFKSFLITSPELSLKKILAGGFPKIYQMSKCFRNREPWNATHNPEFTLLEWYEVGITYLELMERVEGLLKDILGKEKMIYQKKEIHLSSPWLKISMREAWQKYALLDLNNYLNFDTMRSLAKEKGYTINEGETWSDWFFKIFLTEIEPQLAKENRPVFLYDYPKEMAALAKVKEDGLYAERFELYWSGMELANGYGELLNAEEQEERFKKEEAEIFKEKGEEREMDQDFINALSEGIAPCAGVALGVDRVVMLLTDSKDIAEVAPFLAREMY